In Lolium rigidum isolate FL_2022 chromosome 7, APGP_CSIRO_Lrig_0.1, whole genome shotgun sequence, the DNA window CAGGATATTAGTATCAGAATTGAAATTAGTGTTGTAATGGAAAAAAGAATAACTGACACTAGCACGGAGGTCCAGGCATTCAACAAATTAGTTCTAAATACAAAACCAACCTTAGAACTTCAGGTTTTTACTCTTGAAACTTATATTGTTCATGCATAATGAATTAATGATATCATATTACTTACTTTTTCTCCAGATGACGCAGCAGCAGTCAGAGCAGATGCAGCTAAAGAAAGCCCGCATATGATACTACTGTGATAAGAGCTACCAAGATAGCTATGGTCGATCCTCAGACTGTTCTTGGATCCTACGTATTATAAGAAAAGCCAGCCAATGGGTTTACAAGTTACAGAAGATATAAAGTAAAGACATAACTTATTTGGTTGCGTTATTATTGCATCAGAGAGGACTAGACCAATCACATTAATAGACGTACCAATATGAAAAATCAGGTAACAACAGTTACCGATCCAGGGTTTCAAATTCCAAATTCACGAAAAGGTACAGATGGTATGAAATCCAGGCAGTTGCAGCAGAAACCAGTTTTGCCTATGCAGATTGATTTCTATAAACTAAATGTAAGGTTTAACATAGATGGTTCCCACCCAAAGTTACTATTCACATTTTTAAATAAAGAATCAAACACTCGAATGTTTCCAACTCAAGATTTATTCTCCAGGTAACATCTGAAAAAAGTGGATAACTGCAGCAGCTCCTGTTACTACCAGAGGACCATGAACCCTTATTCAACAGCAAAAATAGAGCACAGGGGAACTGGTCATTTTCAACTGACATACCAAATGAGGGAAAGGACAGGTACATCACCTAATGATTATATCTCAGTTAAGAACAGCGTGTAGAATCAACAAGCATTAGAAGAGGAAATGAGCAAAATCATATATAATCTGCAAAAGTTCTGCATTTTTTTGAAAGGTTTAGAATGACTTGGCAAAAAAAAAGTCTAAACTATCAGTAAGTACTAGATCCAGGGAAGATCAACATACAGAATTAGTATCAGATGAGTATGAACTTCAAATTTAAAGAGTGATTGCATGTCAAAAAAAAGTGCATGCAAGTAACTGGATGAATATCCCCAGATTAAAAATACACTCATACAGTGCAAAAGTAGTTCCAGCAATTGGTAAGAATTCAGACTGCAATTTATCTAGAATCATATGCCATGCATGAAATGTTCCCCATGAAACCTAAATGCAAAAACAAGGTTATCAACAAATAGAAAAGGCTCAAAGCAAGCCGATGAAAAGGCATGGATTATTCCTACCAACAAGGAAAGCAAACAACCACACCATAACAGAAATATTGCACATTTAAGTTAACATCAATAAGAATATACCACTGAGACCCTTTTTCTGGTTCTTCTTTTTTGATGCTGTAGAAGAATTTTTGCTCTTATTGTCCGTCTCCTCACTGGGGGAATCACTGATTAACAATGCTTCAGATTGCACTAAGCCAGAACTTCTTTTAAAAATAAGTCGACGGAACATTTTTTCAGACATAGAGCTTTGGTCTCCATCAACATTTTCGTACACAACATCTTCCACAACCATAGGACCTGTTATTTCTGACGTTACCTTCAAAATGCAACAAAAGGAGGTCAGCTGAGGAAGTATTTAACGTGTGCAACTCAACGGTGATCAGACATTAGAACAAATTAGCGAACCATGTGGCTTTGacaaattcaaataaaaacatctacatgtattagcCACAAGTAGAATCATGTTCAGACCTGTGATGCTAGGGGAAACACAAAAAGCCTTTGCATTTCATTTCATTCAAAAGATAGAAGTTACCAATCGGTAACGTTCAAACATCAAGCTTTGTGATTCATTGCACAAGGAAGGGTCAAGATATATTCTATAAGAAAAATCATTATGTAGCTCCTTCTGAGCAACTACACAAGTTCACAAATAGCTGACAGTTAATTTAATCGACCCAAGGTGGTGATAATCTCATCCTGAGGTACTTTTCTCAAGCCAGTGCCCTATAAGGATCGGTTAGATTAACATCACCCGAAATGATGAACAATTAAGCACTATTAACATTTCTTAGGGCGTATAAGATACCCTCTACGGAAGGGAGCATGCAAATTTTTAACTTTTTTTGGGTCATAGGCAAAAGAGTAatcataaaccttggtttttgggAGTAGTTATCTTGCAATAAGGAAGGGAATTTGACAATATGGGAGAGAGGGAAACCAGGCCGACTAAATTATCCTTTTTGGTTGCATATGACACTTTTACTGCATTCATCCTCACACAGAGGGTGGGATAATAGAAACCAGCCATACTATACTGGTTATTTTCCCATTAATTCATCCTATTAAATCCTTGGTATAAGTACGAAAAATATTTTTCTCCATTCATCTCAGTTCCTTCAAGTCTTGCCATATACAGATTCTCTCCAAACAGTATTTACAACAATGTGAGATAAAATGACTAGCGATAACCCAGCTTAGGAGACACACTAATCAAGTAATCATCATCAGTAAACTGCAAACCGAAGTAATCCAGAGAGAACATGACAAACAGATGACTCGAGGAGAAACAAGCAATAACTAAACAAGATGTAATTAACTACAAGTCCGACACTAACACTAGGACTAACAAGCTTTGGAATGACACGAAGCTAATATGGTCCTGGAATCCTGATTCAACACAAAACAGTATATCTTATCATTACATAGCTTGGAACATTTGCACAAGGGAATTTTGTGCTTGCATCAATTTAACGGACAGCTGCAAACATGCTAAGACATTTACTATGCACATTGAGAACCTATACAGGCAAAGGCTGCAGTTAAACAGGTGATGGATGAATTGAAGTGGTTTTGACTGTTATAACTTAGCAGGAAGGAACTTGATGCGGGAGAACACAAGAAATAGTACCAAAGTGTAACCAAACATCATTAGTAAGAACCCCCAATGTGTTATCAAAAGAAGAAGCCTAAATTTTGGACCGGTAGTTGGTACGATTTCCATGTTGAACACACAACTGCATAATGAGGTATCTGAGACTCTGAAATTTCAAGACTGAATTACTTCGAAAGTTAAGGCGGTTTTGAGGCATAAGCCAGTTTCGCCGACATGGAAGAAACGTGGCTGACAACATGTATTTTTTGTATGATTCCACGTTTCATGTAATCCAAAAAAATTATCTGAGCTTGCCAAAATTCGAACTACAATAGAAGTTCTTGCAACTTTTGATCAAACAAAATAGAACCAAACATTCAGATTTATGACAAAACAACATAGCTTTTCAAAGTTTCTGaagattttatttaaaaaaacaaGAAATATAATTTAGTTTTCCTTAAATATCAATTTCTAAACACTGAAAAATCTGAACTAACATTTAGTTTCTAGGACTAAATCGAATGTGGAATCATATTAATAAGCCACATTGTCAGACATCTGTGTGTCACTTTGGTCAAACATCACCATCCTGTCTCACACATCAACAAAACCATTCTCAAAACCAGGTTAGGGTTCAAAGTGATTCGGCTATGAAAGTTGATGATCACCAACACATGGTCTTATAGTTTTAGGTTCAACTAGGACCTCGTTTTCCAAGTTAAAATTTGATCTTCTCCACATAAATTAAGCTTATTTGTTTAGCTTTGGGTCTCTAAAAAAGGACAAACATCATTACCACTAGAATAGGCCTCTAGAAAAAAGTACCTCGTGCAGAATATCTCTTTGTTTCACGCCATCACTAGCCATCATGAACCTGCACAGGTGTTTATGTACCACCACAACATGAAAcatcaaagtaaaaaaaaaaagttttaaaaTAAATAGTAGAACAAAGCCAAGAGAGAAAAGTAAACAAGTAGTAGTGGGGTGTAAGGTGATTAAAGGATCCAGGCAGTGCGGGTTGTAGTAACAATAACAATGATATTACATCTTTCCTAAATAGGTTAACTGGCAGAATATACACATCAACTTATTTAGCATCAGCAGAATATTGTTAAAATAGCATCGATTTTTCTCCTGGCCAGTGACCATGCAATCATTTACCCCAATACATAATTGCAAAGCTTGGCTTAGTTATTTGATGTCTTCACTATTTTCTGAACATCATAAATGCCAACTTGTAGAAGAAAATGCTGATGAAATTTCAAAGGAAAGCATTGACACCTACGGGATAGGGTCTGTGTCTTCCGGATATTCAggttctagatccttaacaagaggAGATAAATCCTTCTGAGAATTAGCAAAAACATTAATGTTAAGGTATAACATATGTTGAAATAGGAGCCTTTGGCAACCGCAGTGTTCTAATTTGAGAAAAATCACCTTGATAACATCTATGTCAGCATTTGCATGTCTGCTATCCAAGAATACCTAgcatatcatcaatataagccacGAGAGTAATGTAGCACAATCCCAGATAACAAAATGGTTGCATTCATAAAAATTGTACCATGATTAGACGAGCAGCCTTTGCACTTTCAACAACAACCCACTGCCCTTCCTCTGAAGCAAATAACCATTCCTGAGCTCGTGCCTGGAAGAATGTATGTTCGTTAGCATTTTTGGATGGACAGAAGAGTTCATTTGGTCGTTTTTTCAACATTGTTAGGTACAATACTGAAAGGACTGATGAATATGCAATGGAAGCTACTGTGCAGTCTGTGCTTAAGCAAAGTCCAATTGGCCAGATTAGTTGACCCACAGGCCACTCACACAGGCAAAAAAATCATTTTGTTGCAGCTGAAAAACCGTGTTAGACATAAATCAGAGATAAATAATGAGCAGTGAACTGTACCAAAAAAACTTAGCAGGATTAAATCCAGGGTAACAAAATATTTATTATTTGAAATAGGATCCATGGCAGCATATTTATAGGTTTCAGTACTGGTAAGGACACTAAATCATATTCAAAAAGCATTGCTTGGCAAGTCAAGTCGACTACCGGGCTTCAACCAAATTCATTCCTTTTCCCTTAAGATGGAAAATTCTTAATTCCCAATTACATGAAAAAATTACATTAGTATTAACAAGATCCTAATAATGCAGGTGCTAGTCCCATATAATTGCAGGTCAATCAACCAAGTCAAGTCTGTATTAGTCATTTCCTTCCAATCCTGATTGCTAATAGCTTAACAACATGTTACACGATAAATTATAAGACTTGGATCAAGAATGGGCTGTAGAGGTCACACAAAATCCCTAGCCAATTTCTTCAAGTGTGTCTTAGTTTCGAAGTAATCTCTGGTGATAATCAGATATCGTATTGTATTATTCCACTTGTTTATTGCAAAATAAAGGAAATAATTGGCTACGGGATTCAGTTAAAATGTGACAATAAAACATACTGAAATGCACAGGTGTAAATTGACAATATGTAACATACCTTAGGCACAATGAAAACTCCACAATGGTATGCAAATACACCGGTTTGATTCTTAGCATCCATGAAAACAGCCTTGTAGCAATAAAGTGAACTTCCCTGCTCACCAAGAATCAACTGCCTCCTTCGTCCTGGAACAATGACCTTCAGGTTTCCAATAGCTCCTAGCTGAAGATCTCGCAATGAGAAAAGTACATCAACACCAGAAGTGTGTGACTCCCGGATTCTGTTCTCATTTTGCAGAGCATGAATTACAGCATTTGCCTGTAAAGCCAACATAGAGTACAAGAGTAACTGTAAGAGTCTGACAGAAACTTAATTGTTTACATTTCATAATGCATACCAGAAGAACATAATAGTACCTGTTTCATGTTACAGTATTTAGCATTCTGATCCAGTCGCGATTCTATTGTGTGTACAACACCCATCTTCCCTTTTACCATGACCACCATGAAGGTCTGGAAGGCAGACTTACTGGAGCGTTCACTGGCTATAGCTTGGATACTCAAATCCCATCCAAACCTGAACTCAGGCAAAAGTAGGTCTACAAGAGAGAAAGTAGAAAAGAGCGTAACTAAAGTTTCAGTATTAAGTGTTAATTACATAGAAAATAATTACGTAGAAAATAGCCTATCTGTTCTATGATTGGTGTTCTAGAGTTTTAGGAACGTCTTAAAATCTGATTATCTGAATGCCAATATCTGCAGAAGTATCTATATTGGTCACAGGTATACAACTAGTACATCACTAGACTTTCTGTTAAAGATACTTTCATAATCGCATGACCTTTTATTTGTATTAATTACACTCCGTAGTTTAAAAATCAATGGTCATATTTGTACCAAATCAGTATATAATCTCTCATGGAAGAACAGAAGAAATAGAAGAGCTGTAACTTAAAATTTGGACCTATCTTAAATTCGAAATCAGAAGCACGCACATGCATATGTAAAGTTTAAACAAAAAAGTTAATAAGAGTTCACCTAAAACATGGGATTCTGCTAAAGTAAAGCACACAAATTTTCCCCCTGACTTCAAAACCCTCTTGGCCTGCGAAAGGTGCTTGCTTAGTCAGACTTGACATGAAGAAAACAGAATTTCCATTAAATCTACTAAATTTCTGCAAGTAGATGGGGGTATTTAAACTTTAAAATTCATGATCAAAATACCTCATTTAGATATTTCATCCCCAGTTCCGTGCCAACTTCTGGCTCCATAAGAGCATCCAATCCTCCCTTATCAAGTATGAAATCAAATGACCCATCTGGAAACTGTCAATTTGGGACGTCAGTTGGTTTCCACAAGAATGTGTAACAGGTTGCTAAACAAATAAAgcaccttgttcaaaaaaaaaaaaaaagcacgagGACTCAGTTGGTTTCCACAAGAATGGCAAAGGACAAATGATAAAgcaatagaaattttaaaaatgtgTCAACTGGAAACAGTCAGTGACACAATCACAAATATTGCCCATCAGGTGAAAACTTTCCAACAGTCCATCCAAGCGAAGGTTTTTGGACCGAATATGGTTTAGGAAAATGTGTATCCACTACAATCTGTATCCGATTCCAACTCCAAAACATTAGGGTAGAATAGGGTATGGGATATGATACAGAATGAACAATATCCGCCTGGATTCAACTATCCGGACTTTTCAACAATACCATCTATATAATATTACATAGGACATCGGAGACAAGCTACACTGCTCAGGCAATATATCGAAAACCATCTGCATTTCGGCCCTTTAGAAGTTTATTATTGCGAGCTTATGCATTTATGCGTAGCTCATCTTGTACTTATATACAAATATTTATCCTGAAAAGTTTTCAGAAGGTTAATTAACTGTGTATTGTCTTGGAACCTAGCTAATACTTATGTGTTACAGCTACTATTCCATGATCACTTCATGTCTTCATCTATCAGTGACTGCGCATCAACTGAAAATCATATAAATATGTGCTAAGCCTATGTATTGAACTGCTAATGTAGTTGGATTTTGGAAGTACTGTATCTTTCATTGATCTCCACTTTCACGCTATATCCTGCTAAATATTTGTAACTGGGGATGTCTGTATTCAGCTCGCTCCATATTCATGACCGTTATTATCCGTGTCTGTATTCGTATCCGGCACTTTCTGTGTCTGACTCCGGTTATCTCAATAAATAAATACTTCCATTTTTTTCAGTTTGATCTACCATGTTGCAGAAATTGCGAACAAAAAACATAAGTATCTCCTGGAAGCTAGGAATAGAGTGCTAGCACATTAATTCAGTTGTAAGACTATGCACTGACAACGGACAGACACCACTCCATGGAACCCAGGCCAACTTGCTCTATAGGCAGGAGTTGAAATTCCAGTCATGGTGCCAAGGTCCATAAAAGAATAGAGCTGTATATATTTTCCATTCAGTGAAGCAGTGGCTAATATCATCATCCATTACAGCATCAAGTAATCGAGCATTGCAAACTTTGATAGCAGCTTCAGCACAATCATCAGTGTTCAAAGTTCAAACATCACAATTTTGAACCTGCCTGTAATCGAAGTGAGCGCAGATGTTCCAACTAGAGCGGACCTCATTATTTCAACTAGAGCGGACCGCCACCAACCCAGCACCAATAAACACACCAATCCTAAATTAGCACGATTCTCAGCCGCAATCCacggcgcgggggggggggggggcataccTGCATTTTGGTCATGTCCATGACCCGCCAGCGCATCTCGGGGCGGACgcgggcgtggcggcggagcATGTCGGCCACGATGACGCGGGAGAAGTCGATGTTGGTGATGCGGCGGAAGCCCATGTCGTAGAGCTCCTCCGAGAGCACGGAGCTCCCGCAGCCCGGGACGAGGATGTCCGCCCCCTCCGCCCCGAGGAGGAGCGAGCGGAGCGGGGCCTTGATCTGCGCCCACTCCGCGTACCACTCGaagctgtcgccgccgccgcggagcgcGAAGAACTTGTCCCAGTTCTCCCGCGACGTGAAGTCGTCTAGCGCGCCGAGGAGCGCCGGCGTGGTGGTCGCCATGGGATGGAGATGGATGCGCGAGGCTCAACCTCAAACCCTAGCCGAGTGTAGGGGTTTAGAGATGGTCGGAGTCGGAGAAGGGAGAGGGACGATTGTCCAGAGTCGAGAGTGCGACCTAAATCCAGTGTGGGCCCGTCATTTCCCCCACCATCCGAGAGCACGGTACAGCATCCAAAAAATGTTTTATTTCCTCCATCTTATAATTGATTGT includes these proteins:
- the LOC124674258 gene encoding eEF1A lysine and N-terminal methyltransferase-like — its product is MATTTPALLGALDDFTSRENWDKFFALRGGGDSFEWYAEWAQIKAPLRSLLLGAEGADILVPGCGSSVLSEELYDMGFRRITNIDFSRVIVADMLRRHARVRPEMRWRVMDMTKMQFPDGSFDFILDKGGLDALMEPEVGTELGMKYLNEAKRVLKSGGKFVCFTLAESHVLDLLLPEFRFGWDLSIQAIASERSSKSAFQTFMVVMVKGKMGVVHTIESRLDQNAKYCNMKQANAVIHALQNENRIRESHTSGVDVLFSLRDLQLGAIGNLKVIVPGRRRQLILGEQGSSLYCYKAVFMDAKNQTGVFAYHCGVFIVPKARAQEWLFASEEGQWVVVESAKAARLIMVFLDSRHANADIDVIKKDLSPLVKDLEPEYPEDTDPIPFMMASDGVKQRDILHEVTSEITGPMVVEDVVYENVDGDQSSMSEKMFRRLIFKRSSGLVQSEALLISDSPSEETDNKSKNSSTASKKKNQKKGLSGSKNSLRIDHSYLGSSYHSSIICGLSLAASALTAAASSGEKISTTIVGLGAGSLPMFLRGCLPFLDIEVVELDPMMEEVAKKYFGFSMDEQLKVHLGDGIKFIEENAVADHGTSTHSVPNGKNSKAIRILIVDVDSSDLSSGLSCPHVSFVEDAFLMSAKKFLSAGGLLIINLVARSSAVREMVISRLKVVFEHLYSLQLEEDVNEVLFASPSERYLEIDHLDEAAAKLKAMLKYPVDVESDIKNLQRLQ